One region of Zingiber officinale cultivar Zhangliang chromosome 7B, Zo_v1.1, whole genome shotgun sequence genomic DNA includes:
- the LOC122005896 gene encoding 50S ribosomal protein L6, chloroplastic-like, with translation MASLTTSIHSACNLNAAFLGDRSGLSVAVAPLGHVRFVRKLVECKDSRIGKKPIEVPSNVTITLEGQDLRVKGPLGELSRTFPREVKVVRDESGYIKVSKSVETRRANQMHGLFRTLTDNMVVGVSKGFEKRLQLVGVGYRAMLEGRDLVLNLGFSHPVRMTVPEGLKVKVDENTRIAVSGYDKCAIGEFAAAVRKWRPPEPYKGKGVKYADEIVRRKEGKAGKKK, from the exons ATGGCATCGCTCACCACTTCGATTCACTCCGCCTG CAACTTGAACGCTGCGTTTCTTGGCGATAGAAGTGGTCTCTCAGTTGCTGTTGCTCCTCTTGGTCACGTCCGGTTCGTGCGGAAGCTGGTGGAGTGTAAAGATTCCAGGATTGGGAAGAAACCAATTGAAGTGCCTTCCAATGTGACCATTACATTGGAAGGACAGGATCTCAGAGTTAAGGGGCCACTTGGGGAGCTTTCAAGAACATTCCCTCGCGAAGTGAAGGTTGTAAGAGATGAATCTGGGTATATAAAAGTATCGAAATCTGTTGAAACTAGAAGAGCAAATCAAATGCATGGACTTTTCAG AACTCTCACAGATAACATGGTGGTTGGGGTTTCAAAAGGATTCGAAAAGAGACTTCAACTAGTTGGAGTCGGGTACCGTGCCATGTTGGAAGGCAGGGACCTGGTTCTCAACCTTGGGTTCTCGCATCCAGTTAGGATGACAGTTCCTGAAGGTTTGAAAGTGAAGGTGGACGAGAACACCAGGATCGCCGTCAGTGGGTACGACAAGTGTGCCATCGGTGAGTTTGCAGCTGCTGTAAGAAAGTGGAGACCTCCAGAGCCATACAAAGGCAAAGGTGTCAAGTATGCAGATGAAATTGTGCGACGAAAGGAAGGCAAAGCTGGGAAAAAGAAATAG